The proteins below come from a single Aegilops tauschii subsp. strangulata cultivar AL8/78 chromosome 6, Aet v6.0, whole genome shotgun sequence genomic window:
- the LOC109772017 gene encoding expansin-B11, with the protein MAKSCTLALLGALLVLSLLVSPIACSRKLAKAAGHHKPAPVKGHKNQTTTNPSSSAAYGGGWLPAGATYYGNPNGDGSDGGACGYQTAVGHRPFSSMIAAGSSPLFMAGKGCGACYDVKCTSNSACSGKPVTVVITDLSPGNLYPGEPCHFDMSGTALGAMAKPGMADKLRAGGVIRMQYKRVPCKYPGVNIAFRVDQGANPFYFKTLIEFEDDDGDLKAVALKEAGSGAWTPMAQDWGALWRLNNGRRLRAPFSLRLTSDSGRKLVVNNVIPANWKAGATYRSLVNYP; encoded by the exons atggCGAAAAGTTGCACCTTAGCGCTACTTGGCGCACTCCTGGTGCTCTCGCTTCTTGTGAGCCCCATTGCTTGCTCCCGCAAGCTCGCCAAGGCGGCGGGGCACCACAAGCCTGCTCCAGTCAAGGGCCACAAAAACCAGACCACCACTAACCCCTCCTCGTCCGCCGCATACGGCGGCGGCTGGTTGCCCGCCGGCGCCACGTATTACGGCAACCCCAACGGCGACGGGAGCGACG GCGGAGCGTGCGGCTACCAGACCGCTGTAGGGCACCGGCCGTTCTCGTCGATGATCGCCGCCGGGAGCTCCCCTCTGTTCATGGCGGGCAAGGGCTGCGGCGCGTGCTATGAT GTTAAATGCACGAGCAACTCGGCCTGCTCCGGGAAGCCTGTGACCGTGGTCATCACCGACCTGAGCCCCGGCAACCTCTACCCCGGCGAGCCGTGCCACTTCGACATGAGCGGCACCGCCCTGGGCGCCATGGCGAAGCCCGGCATGGCCGACAAGCTCCGCGCCGGCGGTGTCATCAGGATGCAGTACAAGAG GGTGCCATGCAAGTACCCCGGCGTCAACATTGCCTTCAGGGTGGACCAGGGCGCCAACCCCTTCTACTTCAAGACCCTGATCGAGTTCGAGGACGACGACGGCGACCTCAAGGCCGTGGCCctcaaggaggccggcagcggcGCCTGGACGCCCATGGCTCAGGACTGGGGCGCTCTGTGGCGCCTCAACAATGGCAGGCGGCTGCGCGCCCCCTTCTCGCTCCGGCTCACCTCCGACTCCGGCAGGAAGCTCGTCGTCAACAACGTCATCCCCGCCAACTGGAAGGCCGGGGCCACGTACCGCTCCCTGGTGAACTACCCCTGA